The Triticum urartu cultivar G1812 chromosome 5, Tu2.1, whole genome shotgun sequence genome contains the following window.
caatttttttatatattttttttaaatttattttcatttttttcaGAAATTACTGTTCATCCCAAGCTCAAATGAGCTCAGGAGTAGAAGGGTACTTTCGGTGTGGCTTTTGTGTTCTTATAACGCAATGGTTTCACCAAGCCAGAGGGTGGAGAAATCAGTCAAGGGCTTCCTGACCTAGTCGTGCAGGCTGCACCAAAGTCCTTTACAACCACTAACCAAACAAGAACAATGAAAACATACTACAACGCCGCAGCTAATCTAATGGTATCGACTCTCAAATATGCATATCCAAACCAAACGCAAAATTGTAAACAATACATATCCCATTGCATTTGGCGGCATCGTGCAAACTTTTGCACGGATTGCACATTATTCAGTTTGATACAATTTGCTGTCGTGTCGTAAACTCAGTTTGCAAACTTCTATCGAATTGATGGACGTAGAGAGCACATCCCATTGGAGCAAAGATGAGAACCCATATAAATTCTCTGTAGAAAAGGAACCGTCGCACATATCCCAATCATCGCATTTGATTCATCTAAGCTTGCAACATGAGCCGTAGCTTCTGACCCACGTGATTCTTCATTCTTCAGGTCTGCCAAGCACAGAATTAGCTTCGGTTAATATCTGATTGCATAAACAAACAGAATCTGAGGATAACTTGCGTCAAAACAAACCCATGTGCGAGAACTAGTAAGAAACAAGTCATAAACAAACCGACAAAAGAGATTACCAAGCAAAAACACCACGGAAACCAACAGCAAAGCCAGTAAAAACCACAAACTGTTAAGAGACATCAGTACACACGCACATCATACCTCTCGATTCCTTCCCCGACTTCCATTCTGGCAAAGTTGCCAATCGTTACTTTACAGCCAACCTCCTTGGACAAATCACTCAGCAGCGTCTGAAAAGAACCACGCCAGCAAGCAAGGCTATCAATCAGAGATCACAGTTCGCAGCCATAAATCAATCGTCAGAGGAAAAGGTTTGTCGGCTTGCCTTAATGTTTGTGCTGTCATTAACGACGTACTTTTGCTCCAAAAGCACAGCTTCTTCGAAATACTTCCTCAATCGGCCTTCCACCATTTTCTCTATGGCCATTTGGGGTTTACCTGATCTTTCAGCCTGGCATATTACACAACGGCATGTTACATTTGTGATTTCTCAAGTAACTTGGCATGCCCAAGTTCACCCTCATATCAAGGATGGATAGAGACTATGTCACTAGAAGATACAGAAAAGAAATGTTATATAGTTATCCGATTCATGGAAATAAGCAGTGTAAATGCCAGCAACTTCTAAACCCAACCAAACAGTTATCCTGGTATTACTGTACATCCAGAAATCACCCTATTTCATATGATCAGGCTGCTTTTCCAGTCGTTGATCTTTCTCATCTCAGATGCACATCTTTCCTCTTTCATTTAGTCCAAAATCTCACATGCATGCATTTGCTTTTCATTTATTACTAGTCTCATTCCCTACCTTCGAAATTGGTTTGTTTCTGTCAAGATAGCAGGAGTCCACTTAAAGAGTATTGTGCTAGTCACGTTTAGCATACAACTGATACAAGTGTGTGTCTACTTCGTGTGTCATAGTGGATGGACGTAAAACTACTCAGCCACATACAAGGATATGGCAGCAGATCCTTCTAGTTCTAAAGAAATGTCAGAATAACCAATAAGGTACCTGAGTTCGGAGCACATCACGTTCATTTTCCACAGCTGCAGCAGAAACCAGTTCCTTTGATAAGAATAATGGCCTTGCTGCAACAATATGCATTGCGATAGATGACCCAACTCTCTTGAGAGCGTCAAGGGGAGCACTGCTATCTTCTGCTTCTAAAGTGACCAATCCAGCAACGCGACCCAGATCTGAAGCAAGAAAATGCATCAATTAAGTGAACGAGCAAATACGCCATTTGTCAAAAGCAATGAGTAGAAGAACGACAAACATACAATCTTGATAAAACTTGGTAAACGAAAATAACACTGTCTGTGTACCTGGCTGAGGACAGGTATGCAGATAAGATGAAACAACACCATGTGCAGTCGTGGACAACATGAAACCTCTTCTAAGTTTTACGTTCTCCCCAACCATGGCAGCAACTTCCGTAACAGCATTCCGAACAGTTGTTTCACCACTGAGTTTAGGATGATCTAGGTTAATACTCATGCTCTGCAAAGATTGGTAGAAATGTAGTAGTTtcccaaagaaaaagaaaaaaacagacaAAAAGGAGACATACATTTGATAAGTTCAGCTGCATTGTAGGCACTTCAGTTTATCATCGGACATTATTCGCCTAAAATTTTAGCGTGATAAATTTCCTGCCTATGTCAAAGAGATCCAGGGACTAAATGGCACTACAACCGAAAAACAGGTATCTAATTGTTCCCAAGTAATGCAACAGAAGAAAAATTGGAAGTCCAACCAAAAAAACCAGAAGTAATCTCATTCCATTCATATGGTTGATGCTTGCCCAGAAGCTTAGATCGTATTAAGTCGTCACATAACACTATAAACAAATTTGATCACAGAGCAAGGTTAAATTGAATATCAGTCAATATGGAATTCCATCTATCTTAAAACCAACACTTCAGGGTTCATAAACATCAAACCCATTGCTGGTAGATATACTATATATGCAATATGTCATGTACTGGAACTGCTCAGAAAAGGAACGAGGAGAAACAATAGGTGTCACACCTCCAAATATGCAGGAGCAAAAGGAAAAACTGATTTCCCGGGATCCTGAGCTGACAGAGCCATCTTTGCCAAGGATGAAGCCTGCATGGCAAATGAAATTTGCAAGAGAAAAGGAAGTTATTAAATTGTACATGTGGAAAAGAGATGTGTTTAATTAAGTATACTCCAGTGATGTGCCCAATACAATACCAAAAGTTATTAACTTCCTAGCAGATAAAATGGCATGAACAGATAACTTAAATACTACAATTAAACAAGAGTTTGAAGTTGGCAATTCTATGTATGTTACACAACATGCACACATGCTTAAATACACAACATATCATGCTAAGCATATCCAAGCAAGAGGGGTCAGAAATGGCAAAGAGATGCCCAAAAGTTCCTTGAAGAAAAAAACAATAATTACGGCAAAAACATCAATAAGCAAGATTTCGAAAATCAGGGGATAGCAGTCAATATATTGAAAACCTAGCAACGAATCTGATGAGTTGACACAACCAAAAACTAAAAATGGGGCCTGGAGAATGATATTCGAAACTAGTGTACGGTCAAACAATAGAAACAACATGCTGCCCTCAAAGGACAACCATTGCAATTAAGAGAAACATTTAATTTAGCATCGATCCTTTTTCCCCAAAAATTGTGAGTTGATGCTTTTCAAGTCATGAAGAAATAATGCTTTCTTATGCCAGATAGTAACAAAATATTTTGCTAATTTCCATATACTTATGCTGAGCATATGAATCTAAAAGAATTGCATCTAGCGCAACAACACGATTCAGCAAATCATGTCACTGAGGGTGAAACCAACCAGATACTGGAAAACATCATTTCTTGCTACAAAGTCGGTCTCACAGTTTAGCTCAACCACAACAGCCCTTTTATCATCTCCTGCCATAGCAAGCAAACCTTCGGCAGCAGTCCGTGATGACTTTTTGGCAGCAAGAATCACCCCTCTCTTCCTTAGATCCACCTGTGCGGCCTCTGAAAGAAATCATAGAAATGGGATAGGAACAGAGAACATAAACAAAATATGTCAACCAAGCTGTGCATAAAACCAATGTGAAGGAAGAGCTAACCAATATCCCAGTCACAACTAACTAGCGAAGCCTTGACATCTTTGATCGGAGCACACGTTCTTTCTCGgagttgcttaatgaggttcatTTGCTCTGAAGCAGGCACCGCTGAGCTAAAGCTCCTACGAAACATGCCATCTTCTGGAAGATGATCGCTCAACGGATTAGTTTGGAATGTCGCAGAAGTAAACCTTTGAGCAGCCAGCTGTTGAGCACGAGACAGGAACCCTATTGCGGGTCTTCCAGCAAGCTGACCCCAAGCCATTCTTCGATTGTGCTGCAGGAAGACCGGACAGACGCAAATCTTCAGAGAACTATATAAGCAGCGAACATAACTACAGCAGCACAATCAAGCAGTTTTGGAGAAAATGTGATTCCATAATTTCCATTGACCCACTACTGGTGGAACCATGGACGCATTTACAGTAATTGCACAGAATAGTATCAAACTAATGTGGGGAACAGGAATTCAGTTGAACTCTCGTTCTTTTTTGGAAAATAAACTACTCTGTTAGTACTacaacatgcaacaaacaagatcAATTGTGTGAATCTGCAGCATGCACATCACCATACATAATCAAAGAAATCAAAAACAAAAATCATGCATACAGCGGTAACGTCTTTTCCCCTTTGCACAGCTCAGCAGCGAGCTGGGGGCGGAGGAGGGGAGTTGGAGGCGACCTTAAACGAAGCAGAGGGTGGCCGGACGGCGAGCTTGAAGAAGGCCTTCAACCGGGCAGAGGCAGGATAGGTCGGGGTAACGCCATCCTCCTTATCGGCGCGGTTGCAGGGAGCTTGAAGAAGACCTTCAACCGGCGCGGCTGCAGGGCGAGGCGTCCGGTACAGGAGAAGGCGTCGGCAGTCGGTGCGCGAGCAGTGAGGGGAGAGGGTGGGCGGTGGCGGAGAGGTCGGACGGGGGCcggagggagggggcggcgccggAATGGAAGGAGGAGAAGGGAGTAATGGGCTGAGAATATAAAGGCCCATTTACTGTCCATTTCTCTCTTCTAATTTAGCCACCGATCAATACTACTTGTCTAAAAAAAAGCCACTGATCAATGCGCCCtcttagagcaactccaaccgACTGATGCAAATAGTTCACGCGTGTCTATTTGAATCGAAACAGACCAAAGCGCCGACCCAACGCGGGGAACCAAACCCAAATGCGTCCGCTCGGTGTCCGTCCAAATTTGCGTCTGATTTGCGTCCACGCGGACACGCCACACGTCCTCTTGGTGTCTGTCGCGGTCCTACCTATCGGCCGCCCAACCATCGCATGCGGTCGTAATTAACGTGGCGATCTACCTCGGTCCCGTCTGCCAGTGGGTGGAAGCTATGGGTCATTGTCCTTTCTTATGCAAGCGTGGGAGGGGGGCTCATCCACTTCCATCCCCTCGTCCACATCTTGCCACACTTTCTCCCTCACCTGCGACCACAAACCCTAGGCTGGGCCGGCTGAGGAGGCGGCGTATGCGGCATGGGAGAGCACTTTCACCTGGGTTGGGCCGGCACTGGCGTTCATCGACCTCACCAGCCCTGGGGAGGACGACAACGATGACTATTAATGTTTAAGTGGACTTTTGCCGGCGTTCAGTTGAACTATCATTCTTCTTTGAAAAATAAAGTGATCAACTTGGTGTGGTTGATCTAGATCTGATCAGACGGATGGTGGTGACTGCTCTGCAACAACTTCCTATGGCTCCACGACAGCGGTGGTCATCGAAAGGTCCTTGGGAGGGGGTCATCTCTCCTGATCTAGTAGTTGATTTCGGCGGTGAGATATAAACTATGAACAACGGCTTGACACAGAGGGATGGTGGTGCAGTGGCGGCAGTCACATCACATATAGCTGATGGAATCATGCAAAAAGTGATGCTGAGAACACATGAATGACTTCAATGGTGGTTCTACTAGAGCACCCGGTCTCAAGCTTTGGAGCGAAAGCCTAGGTCAGACCCGAGTGGTTATACCTCGCAATGGCGATATTTTCTTACATCTAGATAGAAGTCAACTTCACTCTAAGGGTAAAGCATGCTCGCTCCTTCGCTCGTACGAACAATCAGTCGTTGCTGGGAGCTCTATCCTCCTCGCACTACTAAAAATAGGGTGAAAGAATCTCCCGCGTTCAGTCTGTGGAGGCCGACCATCATAGTCGTCTCTACACCAAGTTGGTCTTAAAGTCTACCCGGGCTAGCTTCTTCATTCTTCGATCAGGGGCGGGCTTCTTCCCTTATATACGATGACTTAGATAGATAAACTTCTTTGATCCATTCATTGATAAAGTCTTCGGGAGCTGTTTACCTTTTGAATCGACAGTAGAGTAGGTTTGATCTTGCTTTCTCAATCTTTCTCTGATCCTAGCCGTGTAGTAGATCCGGCTTTATTCGGCTAAAAAGAAGTGTGTGTGGCCGTCGTATCTGCTCGCCCCCTTCTTCATTCAGTCATTTAGGTAAGAATGGATCCAGGGAACCTGGCTCGGGAACAGCCCTGAAAAAACACAGTAAGAGAGTCCAATCTCTAAAATATAGCATTTGATCTCCtaagtagtagtagtagaagGCTTAGTATCTGACTTGATCCATTAGAGTCAGAACACACAGTAGATCCAGATTCCACACCATGCTGTGGACTGGGGAGAGAGCAGCTCTTCGAAGCTGGGCGTTCTGTGTGATTATGGAGGAACTGTAGTACTCGCCCCAAAATGCAAGCCGGGATAGATACTTAAAGAAAGGGGGAGCGGTGGGCCTTCAAAAAGGAGCGAGGGAGTGATGGGCAACCTTTTTCTATATGTTGCTCGTGAGCCGCCAAGTACCAGTCTCGCAACAGTACTGGCGTTAAAGGATCGGTCCTTCACTTGCGGATCGTTCGCGAGTCGAAGTCGCTCTCTTGCCACGCCTTTGACTCACGAACTCGAGTCGGACTCATTCACTGCTGACTTTTTTGAGGATCGTTCGTTCTTCACTCTCTTACTATTACCCGCAGGGAGCGCAGCAACCGACGGTGCATATTATCATATAGAAAGAAGCGAAGCGTAGCGATTCGTACTACCGGAAAAGTGTCGCTAACCGCTAGGCAATAGAGTCAGCTTACGGGGTGGGGCGCAAGCAAGCGTAGCGAATCACATAGAGTTGCCCCTACCTGCCAGCGCGCAGATAGATAGGGCGGGCGAGCGCAGGGATGGATGTCTGAGCGGTTGAAAGAGTCGGTCTTGAAAACCGAAGTATTGATAGGAATACCGGGGGTTCGAATCCCTCTCCATCCGCGAGGTCATAAGTTCTCTCTTGCCTTATCTATAGATAAGAACGAATCTCCTCGACTCGACTGATATGATGGATGGAATGGGTAGAAGGTTGAGGTTATTGTGCGTTGATTTAGTTAGGACTTTGTCTCCCTTTCGTTATCTTCCGCCCCGGGTGGATGACCTGTGGGAGCTAAGTCAAAGATCTCGGTGTCGTCGTGAGTGGTTGATAAACAACGATTGCAGTTTGATTTAGGGAGTCCCAACCCAGTGAAGCTTAACAGACAAAGAAAACGATAGAGACTTCCGGGTATAGGGTGACGACCTTAATGAATCAAGTATTCAGGTGGCAGAGTTTTTAGCTACATAAGCGCTCAAATTCCTAAATACTTATTGCCCAAAAAATATGATCAACCCCAGGTACATTTATTAGGTTTTGATCTGAGGCTATCCTGGTCTGCAGGAcccaacacaagtattcatcctTTCCAATCTGAAAAAGGTGTTGCCGAAAGCTTACCCTCTTCCACACGGATGCTACAGCCGCTATCACTTTTGCAGGAGGGGAATTACAGAGTTCGCCTCTCGACATCTTGTTTGGTAAGCGGAATTTTGACCCAGGCGCCCTAGTGTTGCCTAACCGTTCGGCCGGAGATGTCGGATGCGAGATCTTTAGCTACTTGTATCAATTTGCCGCAGTGTGCTTAGATACAATGGGCTGGCAGCTGAGGCTTGGCAGGATGGGGGAGTTAATTAAGGTCGAGGGAGCAGGAAAGAGTTTGTTATTCGCTATTGGCTTAGTACGGCCTATACATAATAGGGCCATGATGGTTTTGGCAAGGCCTTGAACTTCATATATCCCTTTTTTACTCAATCCAGAATACCGATAAAGTCAGATTGAATCATTTTGTTGACCTTTCCTTTGGATTTATTATCATAGGTAGTGTTCGAGATCGCCTCTCTGCGGTGAACGCTCGAATGTAGCTAACATCAGTTTTGTCCTCGCGTGGTTGAAGGAgatgctgctgctggatggaatGCTTCCGGGGCGCCATGATCCTTCTATCAGGAATAGAATAATCGAGGGCACTGACTGACTGCATCAATCATCGCTCAATGAGCTATTAATTGCCGCCAATAGCGCTTCGCTTGCATGCAAGGCGGCTAATAAAAGCGCCAGGTAGACGCGCGGAGATGCATTTTGAGTACTGGTGGTACTGGACAAGCTCTAGGGGAATAATCTCTTTCTTATTTCTTTCTTATTTCTTTCCCATGACGACTAGGAACGGGCAAATCAAGAATTTCACTTCGAATTCCGGACCTCAACATCCTGCTGCTCATGGTGTTTCACGATCAGTATTGGAAATGAACGGAGAAGTGGTGGAACGTGCGGAACCACATATTGGATCACTCCAGTGCGGCACGAAGCCGCTGACGCTGAGTAGGCTCCTATGCCGCTAGCACGGTGGAGGTTCCGTAGCGCGTCATGAGCACCGGGCAAAGGGACGGTTGAGCAACTCAAGCGAACCGCCCTACCTGACTTTGGATAAAGATAGAAGGGAGAAGGTTGTGAAGGTGGCCTCGTTATCCACACATCTGGTCGGAGGACCGACCTGGGTTTTCACGAGCGTAGGCGGGTCCTGGAGTGCCCGTCAAGGGCGCTAGCGCATACCCCGGGGTGATCATCACCACCTGCACCTCACATCTCGGCACAGTGGAACGTGTAACCCGCCTGCTGTCCAAGTCAACCACTGAATTTCCTGTAATTCATAGCGCCTAACAGAACGTAGCAGCAAGGGACAACCCACCCATACAGACAGCCTGCGGGGAGGATGGCACTACTGGCAAAGACCGTCTGGCGAAAACGCCGCAGGCGCGAAGCGTGGTGGGCCTGCGCCGGGGGAGCATAGGGAGGAAAGGGAGCCCGGACGGTGGAAGAGCCAGGGGAAGCCGGGTCATTTGACGGAAATGGAAGGTCCGAGCGGCTCATTCATTCTTGAAAAAAGAGGGGGGGAGCGAGCCAATGTATCAATGAATAGATACAGTCAACGGTATTAAGACAGCGCTGCCTACACGCGAATTAGCTTCCGAGGTCGAGCAGTCTCAATTTCACTACAGGATTTGCGAATGAATGCTGGGCTGGGCCACCTCAAATGGCGTGAGCCGCATGCGGGGAGACCCGCACGTACGGTTTTCAGGGGGATCCGGCCGGCCGGCGCCCACCCGACTAGAGGGACTGAGAAATTAATCGAGTACAAAACTTATCTTCAAGCTTTACCTTATTTTGATCGTTTAGAGGGCGATCGCGGAGTCACTGAATGAAGTCCTCCCTCCCTTTCTTTCGAAGGTGCTGACCTGCTGCGAGGCAGATATGACTAAGTGACATATTGAATATGGCGACGACTACAGCATGTCGTAGATTTTGAATATGAAAGTAAATGGCGGCAGTCACATCACATATAGCTGATGTGATCATGCAAAAAGTGATGCTGAGAACACATGAATGACTTCAATGGTGGTTCTACTAGAGCACCCGGTCTCAAGCTTCGGAGCGAAAGCCTAGGTCAGACCCAAGTGGTTATACCTCGCAATGGCGATATTTTCTTACATCCTTACCTTGTTGAAGACATTGCTCGGACAGTTTCTTCAAGGTGAAAACCTTGATTCTAGCCTTGTGGTTGGATCCAGCGACGGTGGTGCTTGAGCGTCGCTTCCTtcctaaaggctttgttgttgaaGAACCTTGTCGACCATGTAGTATAATGAGATAGTTGGTGTGAATTTGGTCATTGTTGTACTTTGGCAATCACAGATCTAATCGCTTTGGGTTTTTTTTCCTCGCCTACGCATAGCTTTGGTCTTATATGACTTTGCTAGTTACTAACGtgttgtgtgtgtgagagagagagagttggtGTCGGCTATGTGCATCCTATCTATGCAGAGGTCGGCATATGCTCATTGTGTTATGTATCTTCTTGATGCTTCATTCTGAGCAAATAAAATCCACCCTCTATTAAAAAAATGCAGCGGCAACGACTTTTCACCTTTGCACAAGCTCAGCAACGAGCTGGGGCAGAGGGGAGTTAGAGGTGACCTTGAATGAGGCAGCGGAAAGGGAGTTGGAGGCGACCTTGAACAGGGCTGAGGGTGCCCAGTCGGCGAGCTTGAAGAATGCCTCAATTGGGTAGAGGTAGGATGGTCAGGGCAATCCTAGCGCTAAGGTCGGACGGGGGCCGACGCCGGAATAGGATGAGGAGAAAGGAGTATATGTTTTCTTTAGGAATTTTTTGAGATTTTTTTTGGGATAGGAGTATATGGTTTAGTGAATGGGCTTTGAGGTTTGAGAGAAGTAATGGGCGGAGTATACAGAGGCCCATATAGTCTATTTCTCCCTATAGTGTAGTCACCGATCAATCGTTGACTTCGTGACGACTATATCTCGCCTTGATTAGGATGTCTCACTGAAGCGGCTACAGTAGCCATTTTAATAAGAGGGATAACAGAAAGAGGGGGAAACGAGGAATCAAACATTCGAGCTTCAGGAAGACAAACATCGATGCTAGCCATCTCGCCTGCCAACTACTCGCGCTAACTAGCGGGGTGCGACCTACATGAAGCAAGTCGAGTCAGGTTTCTCCAGTTTCTTTCTTTTTTCGTTTCCTTTtgtttcttttctatttttttcctttttttcttctccgattttttcatttgtttctttagtttttttattttttctttggtttatttttgtttattttatggttttctttttctctttttttcattTCTATATTTTATGTATATGTCAGCACCGATTTTCtaatacacatttaacattttttcaaCAAAAATTTAATAAGTTATTTTTGCGAGAAAACTTTCAATCCGTTCATCTTTAATCATGGTAGTACAACGAACATCAGAAATAATACatgctcaatattttttatatatatttttaacatttttataaatgCAATATTAAAAAAATTGAACACATGGTCCACactttttctatacacatttaacattttccaAATGTTCGATTCACATTTTTTACATATATTATAAAAAACCATCATTTttaatacatgatcaacattttttccTGTATATATTTAACATTTGTCAAATGCTTGATCAACATTTTACAAATACGTGGTCGACATTTTTTTTCAagtgcttgattaacatttttatatacatggtAAAACAATTCATCATTTTTTTACTACATGGTCAgcatttttctatacacatttaccATCTTTGAAATGCTTGATCGccatttttcaaatacttattcaacatttttttTCAATTGGTTGATTAATATTTTTATACATGA
Protein-coding sequences here:
- the LOC125506873 gene encoding elongation factor Ts, mitochondrial-like encodes the protein MAWGQLAGRPAIGFLSRAQQLAAQRFTSATFQTNPLSDHLPEDGMFRRSFSSAVPASEQMNLIKQLRERTCAPIKDVKASLVSCDWDIEAAQVDLRKRGVILAAKKSSRTAAEGLLAMAGDDKRAVVVELNCETDFVARNDVFQYLASSLAKMALSAQDPGKSVFPFAPAYLESMSINLDHPKLSGETTVRNAVTEVAAMVGENVKLRRGFMLSTTAHGVVSSYLHTCPQPDLGRVAGLVTLEAEDSSAPLDALKRVGSSIAMHIVAARPLFLSKELVSAAAVENERDVLRTQAERSGKPQMAIEKMVEGRLRKYFEEAVLLEQKYVVNDSTNIKTLLSDLSKEVGCKVTIGNFARMEVGEGIERPEE